GAGGGCCATCACCAAACCTCAAAAAGGCGGAAAAGCAAGCAAGCAACAGGCAAGGCGGGGTTCAGGTCGGTGCGGTTCGGTCCGGTTCGAACGCGTCGTCGATCGCCGGGCGAACGAGCGCGGTCACGATTCGACGGGACCGACCCGGAAGCGGATGTCGAGGACCGGGGTCCCGGGAGCCTCGCGCCGCAAGGTGGCGAGGATGGACGGTTTGCGGAACGCGGCGAGTTCCTCCAGGAGCGTCGGGTGGGCGACCGTGACGCTCAGGACCCCGTGGCGGACGCTGCCGAGGCGGGTCCGGGCGACGAGGTCCGGTCCGACTGCCGATTCCCAGGCGGCCTCCAGCTCGCTCAGGGCCCGGGTCCGGGCGTATCCTCGGGCCGCGAACAGCGAGCCGAGCGTCTCGGAAAGGGGGGTCGGACCTCCACCTCCCTCGGGGCTGCCTCGATGTGTACGCTTTTTCATTGTAACGTCTCAAACCCGCATTTGGCAAGCGGATGGGGCACGCTCCGCCCGCCTCGTCCTTGGCCCCGCAGCACCGATCGTTAGCGGTCGCGGTTCAAGGGCATGACAACATAAGTATACTGGTCTTCGGTCTTGAACACGGCAGCGCTTTTGTGGTCGATCAGCTCGGCGGCGATCGGCTGCGAGGGGTCGAGGGTCTTGAGGGCTTCGATCAGGTAGGTGGCGTCGAAGGTGATGGCCACGTCCTTGCCGTCGTAGGTAATCGGCAGCTCGACATGCGACTCGCCGATGTCGGCCGTCTGGCTGGCGAGTTTGAGCAGGCCGTCGCCGAACTGGAAGTCGACGCCGCGGCTTTCCTTGCTGGTGACGATCGCCGCCTGCTCGACGGCCGAGAGCAAGGGGTCGACCTCGGTGAACGGAATCCGGCACTCGTAGCTGCTGGGCATGACGGCCTTGTAGTTCGGGAAGCGGCCCTC
The DNA window shown above is from Tautonia rosea and carries:
- a CDS encoding DUF721 domain-containing protein, whose translation is MKKRTHRGSPEGGGGPTPLSETLGSLFAARGYARTRALSELEAAWESAVGPDLVARTRLGSVRHGVLSVTVAHPTLLEELAAFRKPSILATLRREAPGTPVLDIRFRVGPVES